ACTCTTTCTGCTCGTGATGCCCATCTTTGCGGCGCCGATGGaagcgcttgcggcgctgctctttATCGTTGCGGGAGTTCCTTTGTACTATGGCTCACAACACGGAGCCCCTGAATTTCTCCAGCGCTTCCTCCCCGGCGAATCGCACGGCTTTTCTGCTTTGCCGACCGATGTCGAGgaggtcgagctcgagggtTCGTCGCGCAACGCGCACTAATCATGTAGTATTACACCTTTACAACCTATCCGTGTGTTTGGGGCCCGGATGCTCCATCTCAATAAACTCATCTGTACTTGCCATGGGATCGTTACTGTGCCAAAAGTCCGAGGGTTTGTCGCCATAGGATGATGCTTCGCGCAAGCGCTTGAAGCGTTCGAGGCGCAAGTTCTGTTGCACTTGCGGCTTGACCTTATCCATCTTGCGCCAGATGTACACCGCAATGAGAATCGTGATAGCCGTCACAATGACAATCACGGCAACCTGCACGCCTTTGGATCCGCTGTTGTTCTTGTCTTCGCCTTGGGACTCGAGCGCAACACCGAGGTAGACAACACTCAAGTACTTGGGCAACGACAGAATGGCGGCCAGCAGAAAGATCCAAAACTTCATGCCGACCGTTGCAAAGACAGCGGTCGTGAGGTGGCCTGGGACAGCGGAGAGACGCGTCAGGAGCGCAATCTGGGTCAGCCATGGTACGTACCCAAAAGCCGCCATTGCGAATAATCTCGGCAAGGCACGCGTACGACATGCTCTTTCGCTCAGCCTTGATCGCATGCGACTGCAGCAGGTAGCGGAAAGCATAAAAGTTGCCaatctcgccgagcagtgTTCCGAGCGCCACGATACCGAACCCAATCCATACACCGTACACAATACCACAAAGTACCGCCACAATCTCTGCGCCAAAAAGTGGTGGGAAGGAGAGGACAAAGAGGATCGCAACCGGAATGACCCATCCCCAGGACAAGTGTCGGATCTTTTCTGATTCAGGCCGCAAAAATGAGACAATTTGGTGGTGAAATATGGTCACACAGGCAATCAAGGCAATGATCAAGATGCCAATCAGGTAATAGTCTGGGTCAGCAATGCCACGTACGCCAGTACTGCCACCGAACATAGCTTCGCcagtcgcgcagcgaggaAACCATGGCCTGGAGATGTGTCCTAGGCTCCTCGTCCAAATCTTTGGCATACTCCTTTGTGATCCGCTGCTGCTCAGGATTCATCTTTTCCATATCAGGTGCCCTGTCGATGTAGATGccatcgtcgtcgtacCGGCGGGGTAGCATGGTCGCATTTTCAGCTTCGCTAACTCCCTCATACGACGGGTTGCCTGATGAGCCTGCATACATCATACCAGAGTACATCGGCACCGCAAGATGGTCCGGCGTGGACAGGTCTATTGAGCCATGGGGCTCAGGCGCCAGGTACGATACAGGCTGAAACCGATGCACAGGCTCGGGCTGCAATGGTGCACCTACAGGTGCAATCTCAGGGAGATTCGACGCATGCTCCAGACCCTGGCCCTGATAAACAACCGGCTCGCCCCTGCCCTGAGGCTCGTACACCGGCTGCTGCACTAGCACGCGCGCTTCATTGGGGTGCGCTGTTTCTGCCTCTGGTGACCCGgcgtccagcgccgcgatcaAAGTtgacggcacgccgctaCCCGAGTCACTGGGCCTCCGTGCCGCCATCTCGTACGCTGGCGGATCAGAGGCATACATGGCTGCAGGACTCGGGGGAGGCGAAACCGTGCAACGTTGCCTCCACTTGTGTTGCACCCAAGTTCTCCAATCCGCCCACTGCAATCGGGCACGAGCACAGCCAATGAATCGGGCCATGTTCGGCCGCTCGGGCGAACACCGGCGAGGGCGCGCGTGGCTCACCAGGGTTCAGGCACGGACCAACCCTATGACGTAATGCGGCGCGGGGTCATTAGTTGCCAAGGGGTGGTGGGCAAAAGGGGCCCGTAGACCCTACTGCACTGACAAGCCCGGCCCACCATGGCTCACTACTTGGGTGAAGGATGGTCGGAACGTAATCAAATCCCCACTGTTCAGCAGTATGAAGCAGAGGTACGCAAGCGCGATGGCGAGGAAGAGTCCTCGACTTTCTCCGACTTCTTTTCTCGCTGGACGCGGCCCTCGGAGAACAAGACGGATGGTGTGCCCTCCGAGACGGGAAGCAACTTGCCTGCCTACGCGACTCGCCAGAACAATGGCCCGTATGGCGGCGAGGATGATGAAGCGCCTGCCAAGTCGGGCATGCAGCAAAGCGTCTCGGGTGCCGGCGTGTCTCAGCAGTCCCAGGCCGCCAAGCCGCTCAACGCAGACTCTTTCAAGGGTACTCCGACGAACTTAAACCAGTATGGCAGCTCGCTTAGTGCGCAGCCGAGCACTGGTTCGGCCCAGCCGCCGATCCGTCTGTCCAGCCAGCAGTCGGGCGCGGGCTCTGACGCACAGAGCCAGCTTTCTCGCACACAGAGCCAGTTCTCTGGAGCTCAAAGCCAGTACTCTGGTGCCCAGAGCCAGGCCAGTGGCGGAAAGGCCAGTGGTGCGAGTGGTGCCGAGTCGGGCAAGGGTCCGGATGTCCCTCCTaaggagaagaagaagaaggaAGTGGTCAGCGATGCTGGTGGAGGCGAGGAAGAGAAGCAGCGCATCAAGGAGGCTGCCGAGAACAGCAAGAAGAAGACCACCAACCAGTTCACTGCCAAGGGCGAGCGCGTTGTGGACGACCCGATCACTGGTCGCGATGTCGTGATCCGCGACGGCAAGGGGAAGAGTGATATTGACCCGAAGCatctcgacgcgcgctACCCCGGCGGCTACTCGACCCACGAGCTTGGCCCCAAtgacgagcagcgcgagctgcacacGAAGCCGCACCCCGTCACGCCCTCGAACgtgctcctgcgcacgTACCCTGAGCCCGCGAATGTCGAGGGCCTTTCGCAGCTCAAGGAGTCGTTTGACAAGCTGAGCATGTATTTGATCGGTGCCGTGGTGTGTGTTTGGGCCATTTCTGCATTTGGCCGTGGCTGGATCGCGTTCTTTATGCGCACGCTTGTGCTGGGTGGCGTGGGCCTCGGTGCGTACATGGCTGTCGGGCTCGCCTACAACAAGATCGCGCGCCAATTTGAGCACGTCCGTGCGCAGATGCACAAgcagcgcggtgcgcagtACTCGCCCCCGATGCCCGAGAGTGTCGAGTGGCTGAACGCCGCGATCGCATGTGTGTGGAAGCAGATGAACCCCGAGATGTTTGTGTCCATGCTCGATATGGTTGAAGATATCATGCAGAGCTCGCTGCCTGGCTTTATTCAGTCCGTCAAGGTCTCCGACTTTGATCTTGGCGAGAACCCGTTCCGTTTGATTGCGATGCGTGGTCTGGCCGACATCATGACCGACCCCGAGTATCCCCGCCGCACTTGGATTGAGCACAGCGAGGGCCAGAGCGAAGGCCAGCCCCAGGAGGACAAGGAGGATGAGACCGAAGGTCtcaccggcgaggcgggcgaGGAGGTAAAGAAGGCcaaggaggacgacgaggctgGCGACTTTTTGAACATGGAAGTGAGCTTCTGCTACTCGGCTCTTTCGGGTGAGAGCTCCAAGGACCGTTCGAAGAACATTCACATGCTCGTCGAGTTCTTCCTCGGTGCCTTTGACTGGATCGAGATCCCCCTGCCGATCTGGGTGCAGGTCGAGCACATCACCGGCACGGTGcgtgtgcgtgcgcagatCACGTCGGAGCCGCCGTTCCTGCGCAACCTGACCTTTTCGCTGATGGGTGTCCCGAGTGTCCACATTAGTGCCATTCCCATGCTTCGGGCCCTGCCCAACGTCCTTGACCTGCCGCTGATCTCCAACTTTGTCCAGTCCTCGAttgccgcggcgtgcaacATGTACGTTGCGCCCAAGAGCATGACGATGAACATGACGCAGATGCTGAGCGGCGACGGTGTCAAGAAGGACACTGACGCGCTCGGTGTGCTCATGGTTAACATCAAGTACGGTCAGGATCTTTCGTCGCAGGACGTGAATGGCAAGTCGGACCCCTACTGTGTGCTCAGTTTCGCCAAGTTTGGGCGCCCGCTGTACGCGACGCGTATCATCTTTGAGGATCTGAACCCCGTGTGGGAGGAGACGGCGTTCCTGCTTGTCACACGCGACGACCTGCGTTCGGGCGAGAGTCTTTCGCTGCAGCTTTGGGACTCGGACAAGCGCAGTGCCGACGACATTGTCGGTCGTGTGAACGTCCCCCTGCGCGACTTGGTGCGCAACCCGAACAAGCTCCAGTCCCACCTGTCCGACCTGATGGGCTTCGAGGACGCGGACCAGATGCAGGGCCAGCTCAGCTGGTCGGCTGGATTCTTTGAGAAGGCCAAGCTCAACAAGGAGCTCTCCACCGCCAAGGACGACAAGGACGAGTCGCAGACCGAGAAGGAGATTGAGCGCAAGCCCTCGCCGATCGACTCagaggaggaggcggcgAGTCTCCATGTGCCGCCTGAGCGCAAGTGGCCGTGCGGTGTGCTGAGCGTGATTGTGAAGCACATCAACGGCCTCGAGAACCGCGAGGTGGAGAAGGGTGTCTCGACCTCGGATCGTGAAGGCACGGCCGGCCAGGATGTCGAGGAGAACTTGGGTGGCCTTCCGTCGAGCTACTGTGAGCTGATTCTTAACGACAACCTCTTGTTCAAGACGCGTGTGAAGCAGTACTCCAACATGCCCTTCTTCAACGCGGGTACCGAGATCTTTGTGCGCGACTGgaccgaggccgagctgcgtgtGATTGTGCGTGACGCGCGTCTGCGTGAGCACGACCCGATCATGGGCATTGTCTCGCTGCCGCTCACCGAGGTCTTTAAGGAGTCCTCGCAGGTCGACCAGCAGTTCAGTCTGCAAGACGGTGTCGGCTACGGCAAGGTCTCGCTTAGCCTGGTATTCAAGGCGGTACGCCTCTCGATTCCTCGTGAGCTGCGTGGCTTCAACACGGTCTCGGTGGACATTCTGAGCAACATTGAGATCGAGAGTGGCTCCGAGTCGTGGAAGAGCAAGCTGGCCGATCTGAAGCTCAGCATCACGGCCGGCCTCTGGTCCAAGAAGCTCTCGTCGCTGAACAAGCTTGCCCATCTCaccgaggacgagccgctCATTTCGGTTCCCGTCTTTGACCGCTACTCGACGCTCGTCTCGTTCGACTTTGGCCGTCTGCCGATCCCCGGCATGTCGGGCATCACCAAGCCGATCCCGGGTGTGAACAAGCCGAACGCAGTGGCCGTcctgccgctgcgcgacttGGAGGACGGCCAGGTGACCGACGTGGTGCTGCCTGTGCTGCACGCGAGCAACGTACATGCACTTGAGCGCAACTATATCGACCACCAGACCAAGAAGACGCATGACTTTGAAGAGGTCGCCACGATCTCGATGCGCCTTCGTGTCAACGCGGGTCTCTCCGAGGCACACCGCGAGATCGCCACCGGCCCTCGTGACCGCCACGAGTTCGAGGtgtacgagcgcctggtcgGCCTGCCCCAGCGTGCCGAAGACAACTCGcacgcggacgacgacggcatCATCTcccgcaaggagcgccgcgcgatcAACAAGACGCAGACGCAGCAGTTGCACATGCGCCACCGCGGCGCGATGGGCTACACGCCTGTGCGTATGGCCAAGTGGGCCAAGGACGGCTTCAAGGACCACGtgaagcagctcggcggggCCGTCATCGGAAAGGAAAAGCGTACGTACCCCGACTCACCCAGGCGACCAATCTATTTTGTCCGAATCGTAGTGCATAGTGCTAATTTGTGGAGGTGTAAGTGGAGACGGACAGCACACTGCCACCATGTCCTGGCTCAAGAAGGTGGGCAAGCACAAGCACGGTGCGGAGGAGGTCTCGCACCTGCCGCCCCTGAATGCGCGCCTAGGTGACTGGAGTGGTGAGCTGCGTGATGAAGGCAAGTTTTCCGAGGGATTCCTCGATCAGATTACGCTCCCGGGCCAAGTGTCAGCGATGGCGTACGAGCCCGGGATCGGCCTGCTGGCCGTCGGCACTTCGGCAGGGACCGTACACGTG
The sequence above is a segment of the Malassezia japonica chromosome 6, complete sequence genome. Coding sequences within it:
- a CDS encoding uncharacterized protein (TransMembrane:5 (o209-229i249-266o272-295i361-382o402-420i); EggNog:ENOG503P0ZZ; COG:S), producing the protein MYASDPPAYEMAARRPSDSGSGVPSTLIAALDAGSPEAETAHPNEARVLVQQPVYEPQGRGEPVVYQGQGLEHASNLPEIAPVGAPLQPEPVHRFQPVSYLAPEPHGSIDLSTPDHLAVPMYSGMMYAGSSGNPSYEGVSEAENATMLPRRYDDDGIYIDRAPDMEKMNPEQQRITKEYAKDLDEEPRTHLQAMVSSLRDWRSYVRWQYWHYYLIGILIIALIACVTIFHHQIVSFLRPESEKIRHLSWGWVIPVAILFVLSFPPLFGAEIVAVLCGIVYGVWIGFGIVALGTLLGEIGNFYAFRYLLQSHAIKAERKSMSYACLAEIIRNGGFWIALLTRLSAVPGHLTTAVFATVGMKFWIFLLAAILSLPKYLSVVYLGVALESQGEDKNNSGSKGVQVAVIVIVTAITILIAVYIWRKMDKVKPQVQQNLRLERFKRLREASSYGDKPSDFWHSNDPMASTDEFIEMEHPGPKHTDRL
- a CDS encoding uncharacterized protein (EggNog:ENOG503NZ4W; COG:U; TransMembrane:2 (o326-343i350-372o)), yielding MAHYLGEGWSERNQIPTVQQYEAEVRKRDGEEESSTFSDFFSRWTRPSENKTDGVPSETGSNLPAYATRQNNGPYGGEDDEAPAKSGMQQSVSGAGVSQQSQAAKPLNADSFKGTPTNLNQYGSSLSAQPSTGSAQPPIRLSSQQSGAGSDAQSQLSRTQSQFSGAQSQYSGAQSQASGGKASGASGAESGKGPDVPPKEKKKKEVVSDAGGGEEEKQRIKEAAENSKKKTTNQFTAKGERVVDDPITGRDVVIRDGKGKSDIDPKHLDARYPGGYSTHELGPNDEQRELHTKPHPVTPSNVLLRTYPEPANVEGLSQLKESFDKLSMYLIGAVVCVWAISAFGRGWIAFFMRTLVLGGVGLGAYMAVGLAYNKIARQFEHVRAQMHKQRGAQYSPPMPESVEWLNAAIACVWKQMNPEMFVSMLDMVEDIMQSSLPGFIQSVKVSDFDLGENPFRLIAMRGLADIMTDPEYPRRTWIEHSEGQSEGQPQEDKEDETEGLTGEAGEEVKKAKEDDEAGDFLNMEVSFCYSALSGESSKDRSKNIHMLVEFFLGAFDWIEIPLPIWVQVEHITGTVRVRAQITSEPPFLRNLTFSLMGVPSVHISAIPMLRALPNVLDLPLISNFVQSSIAAACNMYVAPKSMTMNMTQMLSGDGVKKDTDALGVLMVNIKYGQDLSSQDVNGKSDPYCVLSFAKFGRPLYATRIIFEDLNPVWEETAFLLVTRDDLRSGESLSLQLWDSDKRSADDIVGRVNVPLRDLVRNPNKLQSHLSDLMGFEDADQMQGQLSWSAGFFEKAKLNKELSTAKDDKDESQTEKEIERKPSPIDSEEEAASLHVPPERKWPCGVLSVIVKHINGLENREVEKGVSTSDREGTAGQDVEENLGGLPSSYCELILNDNLLFKTRVKQYSNMPFFNAGTEIFVRDWTEAELRVIVRDARLREHDPIMGIVSLPLTEVFKESSQVDQQFSLQDGVGYGKVSLSLVFKAVRLSIPRELRGFNTVSVDILSNIEIESGSESWKSKLADLKLSITAGLWSKKLSSLNKLAHLTEDEPLISVPVFDRYSTLVSFDFGRLPIPGMSGITKPIPGVNKPNAVAVLPLRDLEDGQVTDVVLPVLHASNVHALERNYIDHQTKKTHDFEEVATISMRLRVNAGLSEAHREIATGPRDRHEFEVYERLVGLPQRAEDNSHADDDGIISRKERRAINKTQTQQLHMRHRGAMGYTPVRMAKWAKDGFKDHVKQLGGAVIGKEKRDQSILSES